Proteins encoded within one genomic window of Panicum virgatum strain AP13 chromosome 1N, P.virgatum_v5, whole genome shotgun sequence:
- the LOC120656540 gene encoding wall-associated receptor kinase-like 6 isoform X1 has protein sequence MLRSTRVLASMCAGLVCLAAIHGAAGNGLLQAPPNASQLAHCPTSCGDVKFSYPFGIGPDCFRQGLELTCNQADRPPKLLLGNSNIQVTYISVGNSTGGASTMIGYNITMSPGTDTYNRSWKTPAEGVMIYGRLYVVGCNVEVYMFGDNMTDLIGSCMSICPDNTENMERAGNVGGNCGGIGCCYINLRRDLFTINLVRHNSTRAEQDKALSKVKIFGSYGYYEFVVSDLFSSWVNTSNLYGGATSVFDFAITDQPNCERAQLNKDSYACNNESNCYDGRSARGYYCLCPNMQGNPYVIDGCTQDYNSTHRDNCTRACGNMTIPFPFGIEEGCYASDNFRLNCTPRNVTVLDRGYAQYRVTNVSLDDGVLAVSNKLNDTSSNNVERIVSTNYGGAYGTFEDYGESIVDGIFYFSEEDVIINWVIANLTCQQAMQRTATYACVSHNSHCENVTRGKTRYGYLCKCNDGFQGNPYLRNNCTDINECDIPNKCNGICHNYDGGFNCTSCSHGKVYDRTKHKCVMSAKEHNLILGIAIGVACGLGSIVVALGAIVLTRKWKKGIQRRVRRAYFKKNQGLLLEQLISNESTTEKTKIFSLDELVEATNNFDITRVLGCGGHGTVYKGILSDQRVVAIKKSKIVEQTEIDQFINEVVILSQIIHRNVVKLFGCCLEDEVPLLVYEFISNGTLYDLLHKDTMAKCLLSWNDRVRIAMEAAGALSYLHSAAAIPIFHRDVKSSNILLDDNFTAKVSDFGASRSLSLDETHVVTIVQGTFGYLDPEYYHTGELTEKSDVYSFGVILVELLTRKKPIFINDLGAKENLSHYFIEGLQEGALMEIMDSHIMEEADQDEINYIASLTEACLRTKGGQRPTMKEVEMRLQFLRTKLLRKAQNLPRNDEEIEPLLRPDARNLTNPANALQLTSQGVSGYSLEQDFDSSIYLPR, from the exons ATGCTGCGCTCCACCAGAGTTCTAGCTAGCATGTGTGCTGGGCTCGTCTGCTTGGCCGCCATCCATGGAGCCGCCGGGAACGGGCTCCTGCAAGCCCCTCCCAACGCCTCACAGCtggctcactgccccaccagcTGCGGGGATGTCAAATTCTCCTACCCCTTTGGGATAGGACCTGACTGCTTCCGGCAAGGCTTGGAGCTCACATGTAACCAAGCAGATCGTCCTCCCAAGCTCCTCTTGGGAAACAGTAACATCCAGGTGACTTATATCTCTGTTGGCAACAGTACAGGTGGTGCTTCTACTATGATTGGCTACAACATCACCATGAGTCCAGGTACGGACACCTACAACAGGTCCTGGAAGACCCCTGCTGAGGGTGTAATGATCTATGGCAGATTGTACGTTGTTGGCTGCAATGTTGAGGTCTACATGTTCGGTGACAATATGACGGACTTGATTGGTTCTTGCATGAGTATCTGCCCAGATAACACGGAGAACATGGAGAGGGCGGGTAATGTTGGCGGCAACTGTGGTGGGATTGGCTGCTGCTACATCAACTTGCGGAGGGACCTGTTTACGATTAACCTTGTCCGCCACAACAGTACAAGAGCAGAACAAGATAAAGCGCTCTCCAAAGTCAAGATTTTCGGATCATATGGTTATTATGAGTTCGTTGTGAGTGATCTTTTCTCGAGTTGGGTGAATACAAGCAACCTATATGGGGGTGCGACATCGGTATTTGATTTTGCCATCACGGACCAACCAAATTGTGAACGTGCCCAACTGAATAAGGATAGCTATGCTTGTAATAATGAAAGCAACTGCTATGATGGAAGATCTGCACGGGGCTACTATTGCTTATGCCCCAATATGCAGGGCAACCCCTACGTCATAGATGGCTGCACCCAAG ATTACAATTCAACGCACAGAGATAACTGTACAAGAGCATGTGGAAACATGACAATTCCATTCCCTTTTGGGATTGAAGAAGGTTGTTACGCAAGCGATAACTTTCGACTCAACTGCACACCACGTAATGTCACCGTACTTGATCGTGGGTACGCACAATATCGTGTGACTAATGTATCACTTGATGATGGGGTTCTAGCTGTTAGCAACAAGCTGAATGACACAAGCTCCAATAATGTGGAAAGGATAGTCTCCACTAACTATGGTGGTGCTTACGGAACGTTTGAAGACTATGGAGAGTCTATTGTGGatggtattttttatttctCGGAGGAAGATGTAATAATAAACTGGGTTATTGCAAACTTAACTTGTCAACAAGCCATGCAAAGAACCGCTACGTATGCGTGTGTCAGTCACAACAGCCACTGCGAAAATGTCACGCGAGGGAAAACACGTTATGGGTATCTCTGCAAGTGTAATGATGGCTTCCAAGGAAATCCATACCTGCGAAATAATTGTACAG ATATTAATGAATGTGATATTCCAAACAAATGCAATGGAATATGCCATAATTATGATGGAGGATTCAACTGTACAAGCTGCTCCCATGGAAAAGTGTATGATCGAACAAAACATAAATGTGTCATGTCAGCTAAAGAGCACAATTTGATTCTCG GTATTGCAATTGGGGTTGCTTGCGGTCTTGGCTCCATAGTTGTTGCACTAGGTGCGATTGTACTCACCAGGAAGTGGAAGAAAGGAATCCAAAGGAGAGTCCGGAGAGCATACTTCAAGAAAAATCAAGGTCTACTCTTGGAGCAACTAATCTCGAATGAAAGCACTACAGAGAAAACAAAGATATTCTCCTTGGATGAACTAGTGGAGGCAACAAACAACTTCGATATTACTCGTGTTCTTGGTTGTGGAGGACATGGCACAGTTTATAAGGGAATTCTATCAGACCAGCGTGTTGTGgctataaaaaaatctaaaatagtGGAACAAACAGAGATAGATCAGTTTATCAATGAGGTTGTTATTTTATCTCAAATCATACACCGCAATGTGGTGAAACTTTTTGGTTGTTGCCTAGAAGATGAGGTGCCATTGCTAGTCTATGAGTTCATATCAAATGGCACTCTATATGACCTTCTTCACAAAGATACAATGGCAAAATGCCTACTATCATGGAATGACCGTGTAAGGATTGCAATGGAAGCAGCAGGGGCACTTTCGTATCTACACTCGGCTGCTGCTATACCAATTTTCCATAGAGACGTGAAATCTTCCAATATACTCTTGGATGACAACTTCACCGCAAAGGTTTCGGACTTCGGTGCTTCAAGGTCTCTTTCACTTGATGAAACTCATGTGGTGACAATTGTGCAAGGAACATTTGGTTACTTGGATCCAGAGTATTATCATACCGGTGAACTAACTGAGAAGAGTGATGTGTATAGTTTTGGAGTGATACTTGTGGAACTTTTGACAAGAAAAAAGCCAATTTTTATCAATGATTTAGGTGCCAAAGAAAACTTGTCTCATTACTTCATTGAAGGGCTCCAAGAAGGGGCTCTTATGGAAATAATGGATTCACATATTATGGAAGAGGCAGACCAAGACGAGATTAATTATATTGCCTCACTTACAGAAGCATGCTTGAGGACCAAAGGAGGACAAAGACCAACTATGAAAGAAGTTGAAATGAGGTTGCAATTCCTGAGAACTAAACTGCTGAGAAAAGCACAGAATTTGCCTAGAAATGATGAAGAGATTGAACCTTTGTTACGCCCAGATGCTAGGAATCTCACTAATCCTGCCAATGCTCTTCAGTTGACATCTCAAGGGGTCTCCGGGTACAGTCTGGAGCAAGATTTTGATTCCTCAATCTACTTGCCACGCTAG
- the LOC120656540 gene encoding wall-associated receptor kinase 5-like isoform X2, with translation MLRSTRVLASMCAGLVCLAAIHGAAGNGLLQAPPNASQLAHCPTSCGDVKFSYPFGIGPDCFRQGLELTCNQADRPPKLLLGNSNIQVTYISVGNSTGGASTMIGYNITMSPGTDTYNRSWKTPAEGVMIYGRLYVVGCNVEVYMFGDNMTDLIGSCMSICPDNTENMERAGNVGGNCGGIGCCYINLRRDLFTINLVRHNSTRAEQDKALSKVKIFGSYGYYEFVVSDLFSSWVNTSNLYGGATSVFDFAITDQPNCERAQLNKDSYACNNESNCYDGRSARGYYCLCPNMQGNPYVIDGCTQDYNSTHRDNCTRACGNMTIPFPFGIEEGCYASDNFRLNCTPRNVTVLDRGYAQYRVTNVSLDDGVLAVSNKLNDTSSNNVERIVSTNYGGAYGTFEDYGESIVDGIFYFSEEDVIINWVIANLTCQQAMQRTATYACVSHNSHCENVTRGKTRYGYLCKCNDGFQGNPYLRNNCTGIAIGVACGLGSIVVALGAIVLTRKWKKGIQRRVRRAYFKKNQGLLLEQLISNESTTEKTKIFSLDELVEATNNFDITRVLGCGGHGTVYKGILSDQRVVAIKKSKIVEQTEIDQFINEVVILSQIIHRNVVKLFGCCLEDEVPLLVYEFISNGTLYDLLHKDTMAKCLLSWNDRVRIAMEAAGALSYLHSAAAIPIFHRDVKSSNILLDDNFTAKVSDFGASRSLSLDETHVVTIVQGTFGYLDPEYYHTGELTEKSDVYSFGVILVELLTRKKPIFINDLGAKENLSHYFIEGLQEGALMEIMDSHIMEEADQDEINYIASLTEACLRTKGGQRPTMKEVEMRLQFLRTKLLRKAQNLPRNDEEIEPLLRPDARNLTNPANALQLTSQGVSGYSLEQDFDSSIYLPR, from the exons ATGCTGCGCTCCACCAGAGTTCTAGCTAGCATGTGTGCTGGGCTCGTCTGCTTGGCCGCCATCCATGGAGCCGCCGGGAACGGGCTCCTGCAAGCCCCTCCCAACGCCTCACAGCtggctcactgccccaccagcTGCGGGGATGTCAAATTCTCCTACCCCTTTGGGATAGGACCTGACTGCTTCCGGCAAGGCTTGGAGCTCACATGTAACCAAGCAGATCGTCCTCCCAAGCTCCTCTTGGGAAACAGTAACATCCAGGTGACTTATATCTCTGTTGGCAACAGTACAGGTGGTGCTTCTACTATGATTGGCTACAACATCACCATGAGTCCAGGTACGGACACCTACAACAGGTCCTGGAAGACCCCTGCTGAGGGTGTAATGATCTATGGCAGATTGTACGTTGTTGGCTGCAATGTTGAGGTCTACATGTTCGGTGACAATATGACGGACTTGATTGGTTCTTGCATGAGTATCTGCCCAGATAACACGGAGAACATGGAGAGGGCGGGTAATGTTGGCGGCAACTGTGGTGGGATTGGCTGCTGCTACATCAACTTGCGGAGGGACCTGTTTACGATTAACCTTGTCCGCCACAACAGTACAAGAGCAGAACAAGATAAAGCGCTCTCCAAAGTCAAGATTTTCGGATCATATGGTTATTATGAGTTCGTTGTGAGTGATCTTTTCTCGAGTTGGGTGAATACAAGCAACCTATATGGGGGTGCGACATCGGTATTTGATTTTGCCATCACGGACCAACCAAATTGTGAACGTGCCCAACTGAATAAGGATAGCTATGCTTGTAATAATGAAAGCAACTGCTATGATGGAAGATCTGCACGGGGCTACTATTGCTTATGCCCCAATATGCAGGGCAACCCCTACGTCATAGATGGCTGCACCCAAG ATTACAATTCAACGCACAGAGATAACTGTACAAGAGCATGTGGAAACATGACAATTCCATTCCCTTTTGGGATTGAAGAAGGTTGTTACGCAAGCGATAACTTTCGACTCAACTGCACACCACGTAATGTCACCGTACTTGATCGTGGGTACGCACAATATCGTGTGACTAATGTATCACTTGATGATGGGGTTCTAGCTGTTAGCAACAAGCTGAATGACACAAGCTCCAATAATGTGGAAAGGATAGTCTCCACTAACTATGGTGGTGCTTACGGAACGTTTGAAGACTATGGAGAGTCTATTGTGGatggtattttttatttctCGGAGGAAGATGTAATAATAAACTGGGTTATTGCAAACTTAACTTGTCAACAAGCCATGCAAAGAACCGCTACGTATGCGTGTGTCAGTCACAACAGCCACTGCGAAAATGTCACGCGAGGGAAAACACGTTATGGGTATCTCTGCAAGTGTAATGATGGCTTCCAAGGAAATCCATACCTGCGAAATAATTGTACAG GTATTGCAATTGGGGTTGCTTGCGGTCTTGGCTCCATAGTTGTTGCACTAGGTGCGATTGTACTCACCAGGAAGTGGAAGAAAGGAATCCAAAGGAGAGTCCGGAGAGCATACTTCAAGAAAAATCAAGGTCTACTCTTGGAGCAACTAATCTCGAATGAAAGCACTACAGAGAAAACAAAGATATTCTCCTTGGATGAACTAGTGGAGGCAACAAACAACTTCGATATTACTCGTGTTCTTGGTTGTGGAGGACATGGCACAGTTTATAAGGGAATTCTATCAGACCAGCGTGTTGTGgctataaaaaaatctaaaatagtGGAACAAACAGAGATAGATCAGTTTATCAATGAGGTTGTTATTTTATCTCAAATCATACACCGCAATGTGGTGAAACTTTTTGGTTGTTGCCTAGAAGATGAGGTGCCATTGCTAGTCTATGAGTTCATATCAAATGGCACTCTATATGACCTTCTTCACAAAGATACAATGGCAAAATGCCTACTATCATGGAATGACCGTGTAAGGATTGCAATGGAAGCAGCAGGGGCACTTTCGTATCTACACTCGGCTGCTGCTATACCAATTTTCCATAGAGACGTGAAATCTTCCAATATACTCTTGGATGACAACTTCACCGCAAAGGTTTCGGACTTCGGTGCTTCAAGGTCTCTTTCACTTGATGAAACTCATGTGGTGACAATTGTGCAAGGAACATTTGGTTACTTGGATCCAGAGTATTATCATACCGGTGAACTAACTGAGAAGAGTGATGTGTATAGTTTTGGAGTGATACTTGTGGAACTTTTGACAAGAAAAAAGCCAATTTTTATCAATGATTTAGGTGCCAAAGAAAACTTGTCTCATTACTTCATTGAAGGGCTCCAAGAAGGGGCTCTTATGGAAATAATGGATTCACATATTATGGAAGAGGCAGACCAAGACGAGATTAATTATATTGCCTCACTTACAGAAGCATGCTTGAGGACCAAAGGAGGACAAAGACCAACTATGAAAGAAGTTGAAATGAGGTTGCAATTCCTGAGAACTAAACTGCTGAGAAAAGCACAGAATTTGCCTAGAAATGATGAAGAGATTGAACCTTTGTTACGCCCAGATGCTAGGAATCTCACTAATCCTGCCAATGCTCTTCAGTTGACATCTCAAGGGGTCTCCGGGTACAGTCTGGAGCAAGATTTTGATTCCTCAATCTACTTGCCACGCTAG